Proteins found in one Mesorhizobium sp. CAU 1732 genomic segment:
- a CDS encoding HugZ family protein: protein MEQKTKDVLRETDAEAVRLARTLLRSSRHGALAVLDPETGAPLASRVAVASDHDGAPLILVSSLSAHTGGLNADPRCSLLLGEPGKGDPLAHARITLHCHARRIARDDADHGRIEWRFLSRNPKSRLYSGFGDFSFFRLEPESASLNGGFGKAYALAAHDLLASDSAVEQIATAERGAVEHMNNDHSDAIANYAIYFGKAPEPAEWIMTGVDSDGFDLAAGDRILRIFFAEPLQSAQDMHKTLVAMAIEARKALATVGSE, encoded by the coding sequence ATGGAACAGAAGACCAAAGACGTCCTCCGCGAAACCGATGCGGAGGCGGTCAGGCTCGCGAGAACGCTGCTGCGTTCGTCGCGCCACGGGGCGCTCGCGGTGCTCGACCCCGAGACCGGCGCACCGCTGGCCAGTCGCGTTGCGGTCGCGAGCGACCATGACGGCGCGCCGCTCATCCTCGTATCCTCGCTGTCGGCGCATACCGGCGGCCTGAATGCCGATCCGCGCTGCTCACTCCTGCTCGGTGAGCCGGGCAAGGGCGATCCGCTCGCCCATGCCCGCATCACGCTTCATTGCCACGCGCGCAGGATCGCGCGCGACGATGCGGACCACGGGCGCATCGAATGGCGCTTTCTCAGCCGCAACCCCAAGTCGAGGCTGTATTCCGGTTTCGGCGATTTTTCCTTCTTCAGGCTGGAGCCCGAAAGTGCCAGCCTGAATGGCGGTTTCGGCAAGGCCTATGCGCTGGCCGCTCACGATCTTCTGGCGAGCGATTCGGCTGTCGAGCAAATTGCAACTGCCGAGAGGGGTGCGGTTGAGCACATGAACAATGACCACAGCGACGCCATCGCCAACTATGCGATCTATTTCGGCAAGGCCCCGGAACCTGCCGAATGGATCATGACCGGGGTTGATTCGGATGGTTTCGACCTCGCCGCGGGCGACCGTATCCTGCGGATTTTCTTCGCAGAACCGCTCCAAAGCGCGCAGGACATGCA
- a CDS encoding CaiB/BaiF CoA-transferase family protein, whose product MEASGSDKTGPLSGFSIIEMAGLGPVPLAGLMLAEMGARVVRIERLAKDQAFLKVPAAFDLDRHGREIVKVDLKHAEGRDLVLRMIEKADAIVEGFRPGTMERLGLGPDVAMARNPGIVYGRMTGFGQDGPLASTAGHDLTYLALSGVLHAIGPKDGKPVPPLNLVADYGGGTMFLIMGLLAALLERSRSGRGQIVDAAMIDGASMLASPFFGFMTAGLWRDARGSNLLDSGCPFYDTYACADGGHVAVACLEPQFFAEFCKLLPLDSRFLALQYDLSAWSDMRREIAARIALRPRDEWAAHFEQTDACVAPVLSLQEAPAHPHNRARATHVTTSGMTRPAPAPRFSRTQSQVANLASTDIRTTLVALGIDNDEIDRLASEGVVG is encoded by the coding sequence ATGGAGGCGAGCGGTTCGGACAAGACGGGGCCACTTTCGGGCTTCAGCATCATCGAGATGGCGGGACTCGGGCCCGTTCCGCTCGCCGGCCTGATGCTGGCCGAAATGGGTGCGCGTGTCGTGCGCATCGAGCGGCTGGCGAAGGATCAGGCATTCCTCAAAGTGCCGGCCGCTTTCGACCTCGACCGGCATGGCCGCGAGATCGTCAAGGTCGATCTCAAGCACGCGGAAGGCCGCGATCTCGTCCTGCGCATGATCGAGAAGGCCGACGCGATCGTCGAGGGGTTCCGGCCCGGCACGATGGAACGCCTCGGCCTCGGCCCGGATGTGGCGATGGCGCGCAATCCCGGCATCGTCTACGGCCGCATGACCGGGTTCGGCCAGGACGGCCCGCTGGCGTCGACGGCCGGTCACGACCTGACCTATCTCGCGCTGTCGGGCGTGCTTCACGCCATCGGGCCGAAGGACGGCAAGCCCGTCCCGCCGCTCAACCTCGTCGCCGACTATGGCGGCGGCACGATGTTCCTGATCATGGGCCTTCTCGCAGCGCTTCTGGAGCGGTCGCGCTCGGGGCGTGGCCAAATCGTGGATGCCGCGATGATCGACGGCGCGTCGATGCTGGCCTCGCCGTTCTTCGGCTTCATGACCGCCGGGCTCTGGCGCGACGCACGCGGGTCCAACCTGCTCGATTCCGGCTGCCCCTTCTATGACACCTATGCCTGTGCCGATGGCGGTCATGTCGCGGTAGCGTGTCTCGAACCGCAGTTCTTTGCCGAATTCTGCAAGCTTCTGCCGCTCGACAGCCGTTTCCTCGCCTTGCAGTACGATCTTTCCGCATGGAGCGACATGCGAAGGGAAATCGCCGCCCGGATCGCGCTGCGCCCGCGGGACGAATGGGCCGCGCATTTCGAACAGACGGACGCCTGCGTCGCGCCGGTCCTGTCCTTGCAGGAAGCGCCGGCGCATCCGCATAACCGCGCGCGCGCGACCCATGTCACCACATCGGGCATGACCCGCCCTGCGCCCGCGCCGCGCTTCTCGCGCACGCAAAGCCAGGTCGCGAATCTTGCCTCCACCGATATCCGCACGACGCTTGTCGCGCTCGGTATCGACAATGACGAGATCGACAGGCTTGCCAGCGAGGGCGTCGTCGGCTGA
- a CDS encoding 3-hydroxyacyl-CoA dehydrogenase, with translation MNPSGQVAIITGGGSGLGEATARALAAKGAKVAIFDVGIDRAQKVAAELGGIAVKCDVSSAEGGEAAMAEVAEKLGAARILINCAGIAIALKTTSKDGIHPLDMYRKVIEVNLIGTFNMIRLFAGRAEQLEPLDGGERGVIVNTASVAAYDGQIGQAAYSSSKGGVVGMTLPIARDLARSGIRVMTIAPGIFMTPMLAGLPEDAQKSLGQQVPFPSRLGDPAEYGALATHIVENQMLNGEVIRLDGAIRMAPK, from the coding sequence ATGAACCCATCAGGACAAGTCGCCATAATCACCGGCGGCGGTTCGGGCCTCGGCGAGGCAACCGCGCGCGCGCTGGCGGCGAAGGGCGCGAAGGTCGCCATTTTCGACGTCGGCATCGATCGCGCGCAGAAGGTGGCGGCCGAGCTCGGCGGCATCGCCGTGAAGTGCGACGTCTCCAGCGCCGAAGGCGGCGAAGCGGCGATGGCCGAAGTCGCCGAGAAGCTCGGCGCAGCCCGCATCCTGATCAACTGCGCCGGCATCGCCATCGCGCTGAAGACGACCAGCAAGGACGGCATCCACCCGCTGGATATGTACCGCAAGGTCATCGAGGTGAACCTCATCGGCACCTTCAACATGATCCGCCTGTTTGCAGGCCGGGCCGAGCAGCTTGAGCCGCTGGACGGCGGCGAGCGCGGCGTCATCGTCAACACGGCATCCGTCGCCGCCTATGACGGGCAGATCGGACAGGCCGCCTATTCGTCATCGAAGGGTGGCGTCGTCGGCATGACTTTGCCGATCGCACGCGACCTCGCACGCTCGGGCATCCGCGTGATGACCATCGCACCCGGCATCTTCATGACCCCGATGCTCGCCGGCCTTCCCGAAGACGCGCAGAAGTCGCTCGGCCAGCAGGTTCCGTTCCCGTCGCGTCTCGGCGATCCGGCCGAATATGGCGCGCTCGCCACCCACATCGTCGAGAATCAGATGCTCAACGGCGAGGTAATCCGCCTCGACGGCGCGATCCGCATGGCTCCCAAATAG
- the otsA gene encoding alpha,alpha-trehalose-phosphate synthase (UDP-forming) gives MSRLVVVSNRVADLRKSSQSGGLAVGLADALRERGGVWFGWDGETVATRPTEAKVDEIGNVRMISMPIRQEDYNDYYIGYANSVLWPLFHYRLDLVSFRPAFFEGYMRVNLQFASLLAPHLADDDIVWVHDYHLIPLAQALRNLGCRQRTGFFLHIPFPPLDLLAATPNHRELVEALMQYDVIGFQTSTDVANFRHYLDEWGMAESVDEDTVRVDRRLITIRRYPIGVDADAFREMAEQTPDDVRIDSQRREVLGRKQIIGVDRLDYSKGLPDRFRAFSRLLSLHPELEKKVTFLQVAPPTREDVNAYSDIREELEGLTGSINGRFSDFNWTPLRYIHRPVARETLASLFRASRVGLVTPLRDGMNLVAKEFVAAQDDENPGVLVLSQFAGAAEELREALIVNPYDIDGMAEAINRALYMDLDERKDRQKALRARVSEQNAQTWLESFLRDLERPGKPVLVRDIDASAA, from the coding sequence ATGAGCAGACTTGTCGTCGTTTCCAACCGCGTCGCGGATCTTCGAAAATCCAGCCAGTCGGGCGGGCTTGCCGTCGGCCTCGCCGATGCCCTGCGCGAGCGTGGCGGCGTCTGGTTCGGCTGGGATGGCGAGACGGTCGCCACACGGCCGACCGAAGCCAAGGTCGACGAGATCGGCAATGTGCGTATGATCTCGATGCCGATCCGGCAGGAGGACTACAACGACTACTATATCGGCTACGCCAACAGCGTGCTCTGGCCGCTGTTCCACTACCGGCTCGATCTGGTGTCGTTCCGCCCGGCCTTCTTCGAGGGCTACATGCGCGTGAACCTGCAGTTCGCATCGCTTCTCGCGCCGCATCTCGCCGACGACGATATCGTCTGGGTCCATGACTATCATCTGATCCCGCTCGCGCAGGCGCTGCGCAATCTCGGCTGTCGCCAGCGCACCGGCTTCTTCCTGCACATCCCCTTCCCGCCGCTCGACCTTCTGGCGGCGACGCCCAACCATCGCGAACTGGTCGAGGCGCTGATGCAGTATGACGTCATCGGCTTCCAGACGTCGACCGACGTCGCGAATTTCCGCCACTATCTGGACGAGTGGGGCATGGCCGAAAGCGTGGACGAGGACACGGTTCGCGTCGACCGCCGTCTGATCACCATCCGCCGCTATCCGATCGGCGTCGATGCAGATGCATTCCGCGAGATGGCGGAGCAGACGCCCGACGATGTGCGCATCGATTCGCAGCGGCGCGAAGTGCTCGGCCGCAAGCAGATCATCGGCGTCGACCGTCTCGACTATTCCAAGGGCCTGCCGGACCGGTTCCGGGCGTTCAGCCGGCTCCTGTCGCTGCATCCCGAGCTTGAGAAAAAGGTCACCTTCCTCCAGGTCGCGCCGCCGACGCGGGAGGACGTCAACGCCTATTCCGACATTCGCGAGGAGCTCGAAGGCCTCACCGGCTCGATCAACGGCCGCTTCTCGGACTTCAACTGGACCCCGCTGCGCTACATCCACCGGCCGGTCGCGCGCGAGACGCTGGCGTCGCTGTTCCGCGCGAGCCGGGTCGGCCTCGTCACGCCCTTGCGCGACGGCATGAACCTGGTCGCCAAGGAATTCGTCGCCGCGCAGGACGACGAGAACCCCGGCGTTCTCGTCCTTTCCCAGTTCGCGGGCGCGGCGGAAGAGCTCAGGGAAGCGCTGATCGTCAATCCCTACGACATTGACGGCATGGCGGAAGCCATCAACCGCGCGCTCTACATGGATCTGGACGAGCGCAAGGATCGCCAGAAGGCGCTGCGCGCGCGGGTCTCCGAACAGAACGCGCAGACCTGGCTGGAGAGCTTCCTGCGTGACCTCGAACGCCCCGGCAAACCAGTGCTTGTTCGCGACATCGACGCTTCCGCGGCATAG
- the otsB gene encoding trehalose-phosphatase, with the protein MTQPDLVSRREPTPPDRDAVDPSSTAFFFDFDGTLAEIVPIPDQVLIDPRVVANLRTLHHASNGALAVVSGRPIEQLDQHLGDFRPALAGVHGLQYRNPDGTLATAPFDASTVTHLSAALTRFSEQHTGLIAETKPGSVALHYRLRPDMENEAVSFGSMLASQFPGIEMMHGKMVVELRLGGRSKGDAVSHFMAMPPFAGKTPLFVGDDVTDEDGIARAKSLGGLGFKVGPGNTAARRRFDAITDFWTWLDALARSAERDASPDRTQRDRSTPS; encoded by the coding sequence ATGACGCAACCAGACCTCGTATCGCGCAGGGAGCCGACGCCCCCTGATCGTGATGCGGTCGATCCCTCCAGTACCGCCTTCTTCTTCGACTTTGACGGCACACTCGCCGAAATCGTCCCGATCCCCGATCAGGTCCTGATCGATCCACGGGTCGTCGCGAACCTCCGCACGCTTCATCATGCATCGAACGGCGCACTCGCCGTCGTATCGGGCCGTCCGATCGAGCAACTCGACCAGCATCTGGGCGACTTCCGACCCGCCCTCGCCGGCGTGCACGGCCTCCAGTACCGCAACCCCGACGGCACGCTCGCGACGGCTCCGTTCGACGCCTCGACGGTCACGCATCTGTCGGCAGCGCTTACGCGCTTTTCGGAACAGCACACCGGGCTGATCGCGGAGACGAAGCCAGGGTCCGTCGCGCTGCACTACCGGCTGCGCCCGGATATGGAAAACGAGGCCGTGTCCTTCGGATCGATGCTCGCGAGCCAATTTCCGGGCATCGAGATGATGCATGGCAAGATGGTCGTCGAGTTGCGTCTCGGCGGGCGCAGCAAGGGCGACGCGGTCTCGCACTTCATGGCGATGCCGCCCTTTGCGGGAAAGACACCGCTCTTCGTCGGCGACGACGTGACCGACGAGGACGGCATCGCGCGCGCGAAGTCCCTCGGCGGCCTGGGCTTCAAGGTCGGCCCCGGGAACACCGCCGCGCGACGGCGGTTCGACGCAATAACGGACTTCTGGACGTGGCTCGATGCTTTGGCGCGCAGTGCGGAGCGCGACGCATCGCCCGACCGGACACAAAGAGATCGGAGTACCCCCTCATGA
- the choV gene encoding choline ABC transporter ATP-binding protein — MSVAVEFKDVDIIFGREQAEAVRMVDAGADRAEILAKTGAVIGCAGATLSVEQGEISVLMGLSGSGKSTLLRAVNGLNKVTRGNVIVHDGDWSADVVTCSAAELRKIRRECVAMVFQQFALLPWRTVEENVGFGLELAGLPAKERSERVAAQLELVGLTQWAKKYAHELSGGMQQRVGLARAFATQAPILLMDEPFSALDPLIRTKLQDELLELQERLHKTIIFVSHDLEEALKIGNRITIMEGGKIVQSGAPEEIVLSPANDYVREFISNVNPLSVLTAWNVMRDKRDLEEAGDGWVWLDRRRTTRFRLDDNGLVVAAERNGSPAMWTSCDPFETLPPDSHQVYWARPGTSLKAVMQAMHQSQTAPVALFDDSSRFVGAIGIRDVLKAVIRR; from the coding sequence ATGAGCGTCGCCGTCGAGTTCAAGGACGTCGATATCATCTTCGGCAGGGAGCAGGCCGAGGCCGTCCGCATGGTCGATGCGGGCGCGGACCGCGCCGAAATCCTCGCAAAGACCGGCGCGGTGATCGGTTGCGCCGGCGCGACTCTCTCCGTCGAGCAGGGCGAGATTTCCGTGCTCATGGGCCTCTCCGGCTCGGGCAAATCGACCCTCCTGCGCGCCGTGAACGGCCTCAACAAGGTCACGCGCGGCAATGTCATCGTGCATGACGGCGACTGGTCGGCCGATGTTGTCACCTGTTCCGCAGCCGAACTGCGCAAAATCCGGCGCGAATGCGTGGCGATGGTCTTCCAGCAGTTCGCGCTTTTGCCGTGGCGCACCGTGGAGGAAAATGTCGGCTTCGGCCTCGAACTGGCCGGGCTTCCGGCAAAAGAGCGCAGCGAGCGGGTGGCTGCGCAGCTCGAACTCGTCGGCCTGACGCAATGGGCGAAGAAATACGCACACGAACTGTCCGGCGGCATGCAGCAGCGTGTCGGTCTTGCCCGCGCCTTCGCGACGCAAGCGCCGATCCTTCTCATGGACGAGCCCTTCTCCGCGCTCGATCCGCTCATCCGCACCAAATTGCAGGACGAGTTGCTGGAGCTTCAGGAGCGCCTGCACAAGACGATCATCTTCGTCAGCCACGATCTGGAGGAAGCGCTCAAGATCGGCAACCGCATCACGATCATGGAAGGCGGCAAGATCGTGCAGAGTGGCGCGCCCGAGGAAATCGTGCTCTCTCCCGCCAACGACTACGTGCGCGAGTTCATCTCGAATGTGAACCCGCTGTCGGTCCTCACCGCCTGGAATGTCATGCGCGACAAGCGTGACCTCGAGGAAGCCGGTGACGGATGGGTCTGGCTCGACCGGCGGCGCACGACACGCTTCAGGCTCGACGACAACGGCCTCGTCGTCGCCGCCGAGCGCAACGGAAGCCCGGCCATGTGGACATCCTGCGATCCGTTCGAGACGCTGCCGCCGGACTCGCATCAGGTCTACTGGGCACGGCCCGGCACGTCGCTGAAGGCCGTCATGCAGGCGATGCACCAGTCGCAGACAGCGCCTGTGGCGCTCTTCGACGACAGTTCGCGCTTCGTCGGGGCTATCGGAATCCGCGACGTCCTGAAGGCCGTCATCCGCCGGTGA
- the choW gene encoding choline ABC transporter permease subunit encodes MDPISAWVASKDRKIAVGEWGSDFFQFLTTNFAWFFDSLASVLTSFLNGLIASLLWLPPIAVIALIAALAFVLKRSWQLSLGVALGFLFILNQGLWKETVETLVLVVAAATASMAIGVPIGIWAAHNERVYRFLQPVLDLMQTLPTFVYLIPVLILFGLGVAPGLIVTVIFACPAPIRLTYLGITSVPKPMLEAGEAFGATKRQLLWKVELPAALPTIMAGLTQCIMLCLSMVVIAALIGANGLGRPVVRALNSMQIPLGLEAGLAIVVLAIILDRMARIGQDVRK; translated from the coding sequence ATGGATCCGATTTCCGCGTGGGTCGCCAGCAAGGATCGCAAGATCGCGGTGGGCGAGTGGGGAAGCGACTTTTTCCAGTTCCTGACGACGAACTTCGCGTGGTTCTTCGATTCGCTGGCAAGCGTCCTAACCTCCTTCCTCAACGGCCTGATCGCATCGCTTCTCTGGCTGCCGCCGATCGCCGTCATCGCGCTGATCGCGGCGCTCGCCTTCGTGCTGAAACGCTCCTGGCAGTTGAGCCTCGGTGTCGCGCTGGGCTTTCTGTTCATTCTCAACCAGGGGCTCTGGAAGGAGACGGTCGAGACGTTGGTGCTCGTCGTCGCAGCCGCTACCGCGTCGATGGCCATTGGTGTTCCGATCGGCATCTGGGCGGCGCATAACGAGCGCGTCTACCGGTTCCTGCAGCCGGTCCTCGACCTGATGCAGACGCTGCCGACCTTCGTCTATCTGATCCCGGTCCTGATCCTGTTCGGCCTCGGTGTTGCGCCGGGCCTCATCGTAACCGTGATCTTCGCCTGCCCCGCGCCGATCCGCCTCACCTATCTCGGCATCACCTCTGTGCCGAAGCCGATGCTTGAAGCCGGCGAGGCCTTCGGCGCGACGAAGCGTCAGCTTCTCTGGAAAGTCGAGTTGCCCGCAGCACTGCCGACGATCATGGCCGGCCTCACCCAGTGCATCATGCTCTGCCTGTCGATGGTGGTGATCGCCGCACTCATCGGCGCGAACGGGCTCGGCCGCCCTGTCGTGCGCGCGCTCAATTCGATGCAGATACCGCTGGGCCTGGAGGCTGGCCTTGCGATCGTCGTGCTTGCCATCATCCTCGATCGCATGGCCCGCATCGGACAGGATGTCCGCAAATGA
- a CDS encoding choline ABC transporter substrate-binding protein, whose translation MSRSRTFLITLAFSTTLGAGSALAADPASCQSITFSDVGWTDITATTATASVVLDALGYEPETQVLSVPVTYASLKNGDVDVFLGNWMPTMEADIAPYREDGSVETLVTNLEGAKYTLAVPQYTYDAGLKTFADIAKFKDKLGSKIYGIEPGNDGNRLILDMIAAGQFDLAGFEVVESSEAGMLSQVQRSANSKQDVVFLGWEPHPMNANIEMAYLDGGDDVFGPNYGGATVHTNVRKGYATECPNVGKLLTNMVFSLEMENEIMGAILNDGTDAEDAATAWLKANPAALDTWLAGVTTFEGEDGAAAVKAELGL comes from the coding sequence ATGTCACGCAGCAGGACATTCCTGATCACACTCGCCTTTTCGACCACGCTCGGAGCCGGCAGCGCGCTTGCCGCCGATCCGGCGAGCTGCCAGTCCATCACCTTCTCCGATGTCGGCTGGACCGACATCACCGCCACCACCGCGACCGCGTCCGTGGTGCTTGACGCGCTTGGCTACGAGCCGGAGACGCAGGTCCTCTCCGTGCCGGTCACCTACGCCTCGCTCAAGAACGGCGACGTGGACGTGTTCCTCGGCAACTGGATGCCGACGATGGAAGCCGACATCGCGCCCTATCGCGAGGACGGCTCGGTGGAGACGCTGGTCACCAACCTCGAAGGCGCGAAATACACGCTCGCGGTGCCGCAATACACCTACGACGCCGGCCTCAAGACCTTCGCCGACATCGCGAAGTTCAAGGACAAGCTCGGCTCCAAGATCTACGGCATCGAGCCCGGCAATGACGGCAACCGCCTGATCCTCGACATGATCGCGGCCGGTCAGTTCGATCTCGCCGGCTTCGAGGTCGTCGAGAGCTCGGAAGCGGGCATGCTCAGCCAGGTCCAGCGTTCGGCGAATTCCAAGCAGGACGTGGTCTTCCTCGGCTGGGAGCCGCATCCGATGAACGCCAATATCGAGATGGCCTATCTCGACGGCGGCGATGACGTATTCGGTCCCAATTACGGCGGCGCGACCGTGCACACCAACGTCCGCAAGGGCTACGCCACCGAATGCCCGAATGTCGGCAAGCTGCTCACCAACATGGTGTTCTCGCTCGAAATGGAAAACGAGATCATGGGCGCGATCCTCAACGACGGCACGGATGCCGAGGACGCGGCGACCGCATGGCTCAAGGCCAACCCGGCCGCGCTCGACACCTGGCTCGCCGGCGTGACGACGTTCGAAGGCGAAGACGGCGCGGCGGCAGTGAAGGCCGAACTCGGGCTGTAG
- a CDS encoding thymidine kinase, whose amino-acid sequence MAKLYFHYATMNAGKTTMLLQASYNYRERGMATMLFVAGHYRRDDSAGYISSRIGLEADAEMFRDGDDLFERIRDHHDHTATHCVFVDEAQFLEDEQVWQLARVSDRLNIPVMCYGLRTDFQGKLFPGSKALLALADELREVRTICRCGRKATMVVRLGEDGKVARQGAQVAIGKDVYVSLCRRHWEEEMGRVAPEDFIGFTGG is encoded by the coding sequence ATGGCCAAGCTCTACTTCCACTATGCGACGATGAATGCCGGCAAGACGACGATGCTGCTGCAGGCATCGTACAACTACCGCGAACGCGGCATGGCGACGATGCTGTTCGTCGCCGGGCACTACAGGCGCGACGACAGCGCCGGCTACATCTCGTCGCGTATCGGTCTCGAGGCCGATGCCGAGATGTTCCGCGATGGCGATGATTTGTTCGAGCGCATCCGCGATCACCACGACCACACGGCGACGCATTGCGTCTTCGTCGATGAGGCGCAGTTTCTCGAGGATGAACAGGTCTGGCAACTGGCGCGCGTCAGCGACAGGCTGAACATCCCGGTCATGTGCTACGGCTTGCGCACCGACTTCCAGGGCAAGCTCTTTCCGGGTTCCAAGGCGCTTCTGGCGCTCGCCGACGAGTTGCGCGAGGTCCGCACCATATGCCGTTGCGGGCGCAAGGCGACGATGGTCGTGCGGCTGGGCGAGGACGGAAAAGTCGCCCGGCAGGGCGCGCAGGTGGCGATCGGAAAGGACGTTTACGTCTCGCTTTGCCGGCGCCATTGGGAAGAAGAAATGGGACGCGTCGCGCCCGAGGACTTCATCGGCTTCACGGGCGGTTGA
- a CDS encoding fatty acid desaturase — MKNLATQSTEDAALRQWTKVLARYRTPHRGRSVFELAITIIPFALLWTLAAAAVHYGYWFVGLALTVPAAGLLLRLFMIQHDCGHGAFFAHRRGDDWTGRFLGVLTLTPYAYWRRAHAAHHATAGNLDERGVGDITTLTVKEYSERSTMGKIGYRLYRHPVVMFGIGPIWLFGLKQRLPFGMMRSVEPWISTMATNVALMALVSALIWTVGLVPFLLVHIPIVVLAGSAGIWLFYVQHQFEETHWSNGEDWDFRDAALHGSSFYDLPAALNWLTGNIGVHHVHHLSSRVPYYRLPEVLNDYPELRNTGRITILESLRCVKLTLWCEERRRLISFREARAIPQS; from the coding sequence ATGAAAAATCTTGCCACACAGTCGACTGAAGACGCCGCCTTGCGCCAGTGGACCAAGGTGCTCGCGCGCTATCGCACGCCGCATCGCGGACGCAGCGTGTTCGAACTCGCGATCACGATTATCCCGTTCGCGCTGTTGTGGACCCTCGCCGCAGCGGCCGTCCACTACGGTTACTGGTTCGTCGGCCTGGCCCTGACGGTGCCTGCCGCGGGGCTTCTCCTGCGGCTCTTCATGATCCAGCACGATTGCGGGCACGGCGCGTTCTTCGCGCATCGGCGCGGCGACGACTGGACGGGCCGGTTCCTTGGCGTCCTGACGCTCACGCCATACGCCTACTGGCGCAGGGCGCATGCGGCGCACCATGCGACGGCTGGAAACCTCGACGAGCGCGGCGTGGGCGACATCACCACGCTCACCGTCAAGGAATATTCCGAGCGATCGACGATGGGAAAGATCGGCTACCGCCTGTATCGCCACCCCGTCGTGATGTTCGGCATTGGCCCGATCTGGCTGTTCGGCCTCAAGCAGCGCCTGCCGTTCGGCATGATGCGCTCCGTCGAACCGTGGATTTCGACCATGGCGACGAATGTCGCGCTGATGGCGCTCGTCTCGGCGCTGATCTGGACGGTGGGATTGGTGCCCTTCCTGCTCGTGCATATCCCGATCGTCGTCCTGGCAGGCAGCGCCGGCATCTGGCTGTTCTATGTTCAGCACCAGTTCGAGGAGACGCATTGGTCGAACGGCGAGGACTGGGATTTCCGCGATGCGGCGCTCCACGGCTCGTCATTTTACGATCTGCCCGCCGCGCTCAACTGGCTGACGGGCAACATCGGCGTTCACCACGTCCACCATCTGTCGAGCCGGGTGCCCTATTACCGCCTGCCCGAGGTGCTGAACGACTATCCGGAGCTGCGCAACACCGGTCGGATCACCATTCTGGAGAGCCTGCGCTGCGTGAAACTCACGCTGTGGTGCGAGGAGCGCCGTCGGCTGATCTCGTTCCGCGAAGCACGCGCGATCCCGCAAAGCTGA